A window of the Senegalia massiliensis genome harbors these coding sequences:
- a CDS encoding ribosomal protein L7/L12 — translation RRFDMEIWIIALLLIIIGILVASPDSSELKINHMNKKLNRIMDHLGIEEINIDEELKELIADDKKIPAIKRLREETGMGLKEAKEYVDNLERNN, via the coding sequence TAAGGAGATTTGATATGGAAATATGGATTATTGCATTATTATTAATTATAATAGGAATATTAGTAGCTTCTCCTGATTCTTCAGAGCTTAAGATAAATCATATGAATAAAAAATTAAATAGAATAATGGATCATCTAGGAATAGAAGAGATAAATATAGATGAAGAATTAAAAGAACTCATAGCAGATGATAAAAAAATACCAGCTATAAAAAGACTTAGAGAAGAAACAGGAATGGGTCTTAAAGAAGCTAAAGAATATGTTGATAATTTAGAAAGGAATAATTAA